The Microbacterium sp. zg-Y1090 sequence CTCCCGGTCGATGAGCAGACCAAGCAGCGCCTGCGGCGCGGCGAACGCAAGATCGAGCAGCAGTCCACCGCCGCGGGAGCCAAGAAGCGGCTGACGTCGCGCTGGGCGACCCTGGCGGCTCTGGTCATCGCCGTGCTCTGGACGCTGCCCACCTTCGGCCTGTTCGTGTCGTCGTTCCGGCCCAGGGAGCTGATCCAGACCACCGGCTGGTGGACCGTCTTCGCCAACTGGGGCTGGACGCTGGACAACTACTCCGAGGCGCTGCAGGCCGGCAACAGCCAGCTCAACATGGCCGGAGCCTTCGTCAACTCCATCGCGATCACGCTGCCGGCGACGATCATCCCGATCTCCATCGCGCTGCTGGCGGCATACGCCTTCGCCTGGATGAACTTCCGCGGCAAGAACATCCTGTTCATCCTGGTGTTCGCCCTGCAGATCGTGCCGATCCAGATGGCGCTCATCCCGCTGCTGCAGCTGTTCTCCAACGGCACGCTGTTCGGGTTCCCGGTGATCGAGGGGATCGGTCAGGCGGGGTACGCCCAGGTGTGGATCGCCCACACGATCTTCGCCATGCCGCTGACGATCTTCCTGCTGCACAACTTCGTCTCGGAGATTCCGGGCGAAGTGATCGAGGCGGCGCGTGTGGACGGCGCCGGCCACGGGCAGATCTTCTTCCGGATCATCCTGCCGCTGACCATGCCGGCGATCGCCTCGGTGGCGATCTTCCAGTTCTTGTGGGTGTGGAACGACCTGCTCGTGGCGCTGATCTTCGCCGACGGCGCGGTCGGGCCGATCACGAAGCTGCTGGCCGAGATGACCGGAAGCCGTGGTCAGGACTGGCACCTGCTGACGGCGGGCGCGTTCATCGCGATCATCGTTCCGCTGATCGTGTTCCTGGCGCTGCAGCGCTACTTCGTCCGCGGCCTGCTGGCCGGCTCCACGAAGGGCTGACGCGCGCCGCGCGCGCGGCCGCACGCGGCCCGCGCGCTGAGACAGCAACTGGCGGCTGAGACAGTGGGTGATACCCACCGTCTCAGCCGCCAGATGCGGTTTCACGGGTGTGGGAAGGTCAGGGGGCGGGGCAGGACAGGCGCTGCTGTGCGGCGGTCATCGCGTCGATCTCGAACTGCTGCGCGTCGCGCATGCGCTCGGCCACGGCCAGCGTGCGCGGCTCCGAGCCGAGCTCGAGCACGGCCTCGGCCATCGGGATCGCCGCCGCATGGTGACGGATCATCAGCGACAGGAAGAGGCAGTCCGCGTCGCGGCCCTCCGCCTCGGCCAGCGCCGTCAGCTCGGCGGGGGAGGCCATGCCCATCGCCTCGCGCTCCTGCTCGGCGGTGAGCGGCTCGGCGCCGGTCACGCCGTGGTCATGCCCGGCGTCGGATGCCGCCATCCACGCCATCGCGGGCCCGCCGGCCTGCGGCAGGCCCCACTTGACCAGCCAGTCGAACATCTCGCCGCGCTGCGCGGCCTGACCGGTGGCGATGTCGTACGACAGTGCCCGCAGCTCCTCGTCGTCGGTCTTGCGGTGCATGGTCATCGCCATGTCCACCGCCTGCCCGTGGTGGAACTGCATGTCGCGGGCGAAGCCGGCCTCGGCCGAATCAGTCGTCGGCAGGGCCGGCCCCGACGCGGCGAAGGTCGAGAAGCGCCCGGCGGCGAAGGCGACCGCGGCGACGGCGACGGCGACCAGGACGATCGCGAGCCAC is a genomic window containing:
- a CDS encoding carbohydrate ABC transporter permease; translated protein: MTAFTPIDLPVDEQTKQRLRRGERKIEQQSTAAGAKKRLTSRWATLAALVIAVLWTLPTFGLFVSSFRPRELIQTTGWWTVFANWGWTLDNYSEALQAGNSQLNMAGAFVNSIAITLPATIIPISIALLAAYAFAWMNFRGKNILFILVFALQIVPIQMALIPLLQLFSNGTLFGFPVIEGIGQAGYAQVWIAHTIFAMPLTIFLLHNFVSEIPGEVIEAARVDGAGHGQIFFRIILPLTMPAIASVAIFQFLWVWNDLLVALIFADGAVGPITKLLAEMTGSRGQDWHLLTAGAFIAIIVPLIVFLALQRYFVRGLLAGSTKG
- a CDS encoding DUF305 domain-containing protein, translating into MTEAPRRRWLAIVLVAVAVAAVAFAAGRFSTFAASGPALPTTDSAEAGFARDMQFHHGQAVDMAMTMHRKTDDEELRALSYDIATGQAAQRGEMFDWLVKWGLPQAGGPAMAWMAASDAGHDHGVTGAEPLTAEQEREAMGMASPAELTALAEAEGRDADCLFLSLMIRHHAAAIPMAEAVLELGSEPRTLAVAERMRDAQQFEIDAMTAAQQRLSCPAP